One Glycine soja cultivar W05 chromosome 2, ASM419377v2, whole genome shotgun sequence genomic region harbors:
- the LOC114396108 gene encoding zinc finger-containing ubiquitin peptidase 1-like, translating to MNMDSATCPFCNLSFPSSQIQWHANTHFDNDDGNYRSPSVSGLHFDATSGDCKSWCGGRNNGAWKMDEKISCLVDLQRRGEFHKVERGLMALLRNCLESDGENSRSILSGYVDHFQSIPFEDVGWGCGWRNIQILSSHLLAQRPEAREAMYGGSGFVPDIPSLQRWLEVAWERGFDAPGSDQFNHAIYGSKKWIGATECAALLRSFGLRVRVVDFGPKESESLYLSVPSSSVGAKELVRINDARKRKAPNTHGPMDRYMSRAVAQASCSQDAKPCSSLIRIRDTVDKESSGDRVLNSTERQNEGHRVLMDFVWNYFSHKDTVQFGQRRVLISDKTPLYFQHDGHSRTIVGIQVKYQQSGIPQYSLLVMDPGHRTAALERSLREKVGWQKFIKRGVHTLKKQQYQLCYVDPGIASEEEMEKLKTIDSVFLEF from the exons ATGAACATGGATTCAGCCACTTGCCCTTTCTGTAATCTTTCGTTTCCTTCTTCCCAAATCCAATg GCACGCAAACACCCACTTCGACAATGACGATGGCAATTATCGTTCTCCTTCG GTTAGTGGCTTGCATTTTGATGCAACTTCTGGAGATTGTAAGAGTTGGTGTGGTGGTAGAAATAATGGGGCATGGAAAATGGATGAAAAGATCTCTTGCTTGGTTGATTTGCAGAGAAGGGGAGAGTTTCACAAGGTTGAAAGGGGTTTGATGGCCTTGTTAAGAAACTGTTTGGAGTCAGATGGTGAAAACTCACGAAGCATTTTGTCAGGATATGTTGATCATTTCCAGAGCATTCCGTTTGAGGACGTTGGATGGGGTTGTGGTTGGCGTAACATTCAAATACTTAGCTCACACTTATTGGCACAAAGGCCAGAAGCAAGAGAAGCTATGTATGGTGGTTCAGGGTTTGTTCCTGATATCCCATCACTCCAGAGGTGGCTTGAGGTTGCTTGGGAAAGGGGTTTTGATGCTCCTGGCTCGGATCAGTTTAACCATGCTATCTATGGCTCAAAAAAATGGATTGGAGCTACTGAATGTGCTGCCCTTTTGCGTTCTTTTGGTCTCCGGGTGAGGGTAGTGGATTTTGGTCCTAAGGAATCTGAATCACTCTATCTATCTGTCCCTAGTTCAAGTGTAGGGGCAAAGGAGCTAGTGAGAATTAATGATGCAAGGAAGAGGAAAGCACCAAATACCCATGGACCAATGGATAGATATATGTCTCGTGCTGTTGCTCAAGCTAGTTGTAGCCAAGATGCAAAGCCATGTTCTTCTCTTATCCGGATTCGTGACACTGTGGATAAAGAAAGTAGTGGTGATAGAGTGCTAAACAGTACTGAAAGACAAAATGAGGGTCATCGAGTTCTTATGGATTTTGTGTGGAACTACTTTTCTCATAAAGACACAGTTCAATTTGGCCAGAGGCGTGTTCTTATTAGTGACAAAAC GCCCTTGTACTTTCAACATGATGGGCATTCAAGAACAATAGTTGGAATTCAAGTCAAATATCAACAGTCTGGAATTCCACAATACAGTCTCCTGGTTATGGATCCTGGTCAT AGAACGGCTGCTCTAGAAAGATCACTTAGGGAGAAAGTTGGATGGCAGAAATTCATAAAAAGAGGAGTGCACACACTAAAGAAGCAACAATATCAG TTGTGTTATGTTGATCCTGGAATTGCCAGTGAGGAGGAGATGGAAAAACTCAAGACAATTGATAGCGTCTTCCTTGAATTTTAA